Proteins from a genomic interval of Zonotrichia leucophrys gambelii isolate GWCS_2022_RI chromosome 5, RI_Zleu_2.0, whole genome shotgun sequence:
- the LOC135448433 gene encoding 26S proteasome regulatory subunit 10B-like: MFNYARDHQPCIIFMDEIDAIGGRRFSEGTSADREIQRTLMELLNQMDGFDTLHRVKMIMATNRPDTLDPALLRPGRLDRKIHIDLPNEQARLDILKIHAGPITKHGEIDYEAIVKLSDGFNGADLRNVCTEAGMFAIRADHDFVVQEDFMKAVRKVADSKKLESKLDYKPV, from the exons ATGTTCAATTATGCCAGAGATCACCAGCCCTGCATCATTTTCATGGATGAGATCGATGCTATTG GTGGGCGCCGCTTTTCCGAGGGCACATCAGCTGATCGAGAAATTCAGAGGACTCTGATGGAG TTGTTGAATCAGATGGATGGATTTGACACTCTGCACAGAGTTAAAATGATCATGGCTACCAACAGACCTGACACCCtggaccctgccctgctgcgGCCCGGAAGGCTGGACAGGAAAATCC ATATCGACCTACCAAATGAACAAGCCAGATTAGATATTCTGAAGATTCATGCAGGTCCTATCACTAAACATGGTGAGATAG ATTATGAAGCAATCGTGAAGCTTTCAGACGGCTTCAACGGAGCAGACTTGAGAAACGTCTGTACTGAAGCAG GGATGTTTGCGATCCGTGCTGATCATGACTTCGTAGTTCAGGAAGATTTCATGAAAGCTGTCAGGAAAGTGGCTGATTCCAAGAAGCTGGAATCCAAGCTTGACTACAAACCTGTGTAA